A portion of the Daphnia magna isolate NIES linkage group LG4, ASM2063170v1.1, whole genome shotgun sequence genome contains these proteins:
- the LOC116935232 gene encoding uncharacterized protein LOC116935232 — protein sequence MKLRLIFFAFFFFYRRSKVIGQTSGDSEENKGAPTAAPVVPCTPEGQLSLVDRLETMEKAFRAIVSALSNQSNDLFAPIKEILVQDPSVRSFLSSTSILLNATAIPVSGTDEYVTIESSKQATKETIQQEEHMVDNLKGVVKCSLAHLVDINSIDDLNSSLNGSSLTAFFTSNESLEINWPTPSDECLKFSTGVWIRVYQSGDEHKWPAETLLAVPQKCMKKSSETSYSIVLSPPSLSATEKEDPCDFYLARNLIQCRSYVVEVIPNYQSLRGQTLRIETVIPPKISADGSMKSLLTAVASGDLLKLNWEDNSGCKPQMTSLNLKIFQDGFVDSLRQNVSTIKIPRSCLRQHANDDNLFTMVLPANQQTCPIDWKPLDKCRKYRLEMSSQYTDTWNGPSTSLEILAKGPEVANNSFDSNEIWRCPRKHFFCIDYQGCWPSDHSYVCDGQNHCRNGRDEQYCDPVCKDGFKCGRQCIPNELVCNGKFDCLDGSDEDYTCSYGNMCQQFTNSSGNFSSLIIPKPANEISSDRMSDIVRKTAVLISVEPNHQIWLTFEKCVTFENKHFVKIYDGPYSTSPLLLSRSGSLIPFSVRSSSNELYVEFPSYYDPTYGITAVYSSINATSEPFIPGCGGYIKGEGVISTPTYSANPDITDCFWFLETKNSEDTIVLSNSDFLSYQRMKSISATARTSEYDHYGRWQQPSPVSTVPPPAESPSLIIHDGWSTEGLVLYDGEAKDQRRAVAYSISNKMMVHLTSPEIREQPAFSWTVSRISTPQCNHTFDGSNGIIKSPNYPLVYSHLTDCRWNIDVKPGLKIRLLFAFFETQDQADFLYVYDGPTVYSKLLFEKSGSVTTPFEITSTSNQVLLRFITDANTALPGFLVVYSTV from the exons ATGAAGTTGAGACTGATATTCttcgctttctttttcttttacaggaGATCCAAAGTGATTGGGCAAACTAGTGGGGATtctgaagaaaacaaaggagCCCCAACAGCAGCGCCGGTTGTTCCTTGCACGCCGGAAGGCCAATTATCGTTAGTGGATCGCTTGGAAACAATGGAAAAGGCATTCAGGGCTATAGTGTCAGCTCTTTCGAACCAATCCAACGATTTATTCGCACCAATTAAAGAAATCTTGGTACAAGATCCGTCTGTCAGGTCGTTCCTTTCATCAACATCAATTTTACTAAATGCCACTGCCATCCCTGTAAGTGGCACCGATGAATATGTGACCATCGAGAGCAGCAAACAAGCAACGAAAG AAACCATCCAACAAGAGGAACACATGGTGGACAACCTTAAAGGAGTAGTCAAGTGTTCATTAGCTCATCTGGTTGATATCAATAGCATCGATG ATTTAAACTCGAGTCTCAACGGATCATCATTAACCGCTTTTTTCACTAGCAACGAATCGCTTGAAATCAATTGGCCGACGCCCTCAGACGAGTGTCTGAAATTCAGTACTGGCGTTTGGATCAGGGTGTACCAGTCCGGTGATGAACACAAATGGCCGGCAGAAACTCTTTTAGCTGTACCCCAAAAGTGCATGAAAAAGAGTTCGGAAACTTCGTATTCGATCGTTCTTTCTCCACCATCTTTGTCTGCAACTGAAAAGGAAGATCCCTGTGATTTTTATTTGGCCAGAAATTTAATTCAATGCAGATCTTACGTCGTGGAAGTCATCCCCAATTACCAATCGCTTAGAGGACAAACTTTACGAATAGAAACCGTAATTCCTCCAAAG ATTAGTGCAGATGGGAGCATGAAATCGTTACTAACTGCCGTGGCGAGTGGGGATTTATTGAAATTAAATTGGGAAGATAATTCTGGTTGCAAGCCTCAGATGACTTCTTTGAACCTGAAAATATTTCAG GATGGATTTGTCGATAGTCTAAGACAAAATGTTAGTACCATCAAGATTCCGCGAAGTTGTTTGAGACAACACGCGAATGACGATAACCTATTCACAATGGTTTTACCAGCTAATCAACAGACATGCCCAATTGATTGGAAACCATTAGACAAGTGTCGCAAATACAGACTTGAAATGAGTTCCCAGTACACGGACACTTGGAATGGGCCTTCTACCTCATTGGAGATACTTGCAAAAGGACCCGAAG TTGCAAACAATTCATTTGATTCAAATGAGATATGGAGATGTCCAAGAAAGCATTTCTTCTGTATTGATTACCAAGGCTGTTGGCCGTCCGACCACAGCTATGTATGTGACGGACAAAATCACTGTAGAAATGGCCGAGATGAACAATACTGTGATCCT gTATGCAAAGATGGATTTAAATGCGGTAGGCAGTGCATACCCAACGAACTCGTTTGCAATGGCAAATTCGATTGTCTCGATGGCTCCGATGAGGACTATACTTGCA GTTACGGCAACATGTGTCAGCAATTCACAAATTCATCGGGAAATTTTTCGTCGCTGATTATCCCCAAGCCTGCCAATGAAATTAGCTCGGATAGAATGTCCGATATTGTCCGGAAAACGGCCGTTTTGATATCGGTAGAACCCAATCACCAAATTTGGCTCACGTTTGAAAAATGCGTCACTTTCGAAAACAAACACTTTGTTAAA ATTTATGACGGACCTTACTCCACCAGTCCTCTTCTGTTATCCCGAAGCGGTTCACTAATTCCGTTTTCCGTACGATCATCGTCTAACGAGCTTTACGTAGAATTCCCGTCCTATTATGATCCGACATATGGAATCACTGCCGTCTACTCGAGT ATAAACGCTACAAGCGAACCATTTATACCAG GATGCGGAGGTTATATCAAAGGTGAAGGGGTGATTTCAACGCCAACCTATTCTGCTAATCCCGATATCACCGACTGCTTTTGGTTCTTGGAAACGAAGAACAGCGAAGATACCATTGTACTAAGCAACTCGGATTTCCTCTCGTATCAGAggatgaaatcaatttctgcTACCGCGAGAACCTCTGAGTATGATCATTATGGTCGATGGCAACAACCTTCACCTGTATCAACAGTACCTCCGCCGGCTGAGTCACCCTCTCTAATC ATTCATGACGGATGGAGTACTGAAGGTCTTGTGCTTTACGATGGGGAAGCCAAAGATCAACGGAGAGCAGTCGCCTATTCGATCAGCAACAAAATGATGGTTCATTTGACGTCACCTGAAATTAGAGAACAACCTGCATTCTCCTGGACAGTCTCCAGA ATTTCTACACCGCAATGCAACCATACCTTTGATGGATCTAATGGAATAATCAAAAGCCCCAACTATCCATTAGTTTATTCGCATCTGACTGACTGCCGCTGGAACATCGATGTGAAACCTGGTTTAAAAATCCGgttgctttttgctttctttgaaACACAGGACCAAGCAGATTTTCTCTAC GTATACGATGGACCCACCGTGTACTCGAAGCTGCTGTTTGAAAAATCAGGATCTGTTACGACACCATTTGAAATTACCTCGACAAGCAATCAAGTGCTGCTTAGGTTCATAACCGATGCCAACACTGCTCTTCctggttttcttgttgtttatTCGACAGTTTGA
- the LOC116935248 gene encoding uncharacterized protein LOC116935248 — protein MAPTLSYWVVFYFGLCTLQGTSLRGSSTPFRIVCIVSVFGIYITINYFTASYTSILSTPVFKTAVNSIEDSAKSTTVKTLLIKGSSTDEHIMSSLDPTFRMLANQMRLYPERRIVNALTVDDISTIVKDNSVLVMAQSNAESVIENSYKINRKCLVTLAEKTFFSRPQVFTYPKNSPIAKEIDYDLLLMHQAGLVQYAERTAKSQNRCRISDLKNAQAHKIAPLGRREMSGSLVIMALGMATSFFIFLVELIVAKMKKAFARK, from the exons ATGGCTCCCACTTTGAGCTACTGGGTTGTGTTCTATTTCGGCTTGTGTACATTACAAG gtacttctCTGAGAGGTTCCTCAACGCCATTTCGTATAGTTTGCATAGTTAGCGTATTTGGGATTTACATCACCATAAATTATTTTACGGCGTCCTATACTTCTATTTTGTCGACACCTGTATTCAAAACAGCTGTTAATTCTATAGAAGACTCAGCTAAAAGCACTACGGTTAAAACTCTTCTAATCAAAGGATCGAGCACAGACGAACACATTATG TCATCCTTGGATCCCACGTTTAGAATGCTTGCCAATCAAATGCGACTCTATCCTGAAAGAAGAATCGTCAATGCCTTGACTGTAGATGACATATCCACCATCGTAAAGGATAATAGTGTTCTGGTCATG GCTCAGTCAAATGCAGAATCTGTGATTGAAAATAGCTATAAAATCAACCGCAAGTGTCTCGTGACTCTGGCTGAGAAAACCTTCTTTAGTCGCCCGCAAGTCTTCACCTATCCGAAGAACAGTCCGATAGCCAAAGAAATAGATTACGA TCTGCTGCTGATGCATCAGGCTGGATTGGTTCAATACGCTGAGCGAACTGCCAAATCGCAGAATCGCTGCCGGATCTCTGACTTAAAAAATGCCCAAGCTCATAAAATAGCTCCACTCGGACGAAGAGAGATGAGTGGATCCTTGGTCATCATGGCTTTGGGCATGGCTAcaagtttcttcatttttcttgtcGAATTGATTGTcgcaaaaatgaagaaagcgTTTGCCCGTAAATAA
- the LOC116921633 gene encoding DNA-directed RNA polymerase II subunit rpb1: protein MKLHVATLLLSVVVASAMADGATKIASSLRKKGSGFFQYASAPSQSEYEYGYNLGNPFHRRNLFHQTKDHRFRTKLMWGDSVGGTGEHYWEFNHSDAGSDASAPAYPSGPSYSSPTSSYSSHAPSYSAASSSHSAPAPSYSSATGPSFSEGASSFLPPSPSFSGDSPFYSAAAPSFSDASRRFSEDFPSYDDALPAEM, encoded by the exons ATGAAACTACATGTCGCG ACTCTGTTATTGAGTGTTGTTGTGGCATCCGCCATGGCCGATGGCGCCACAAAGATCGCCTCCTCGTTGCGGAAGAAGGGCAGCGGCTTCTTTCAATACGCCAGCGCACCGAGCCAATCTGAATACGAATACGGGTACAATCTTGGCAATCCTTTTCACAGACGTAATCTGTTCCATCAAACGAAAGATCACCGTTTCCGCACAAAG CTTATGTGGGGTGATTCCGTCGGTGGCACCGGTGAGCATTATTGGGAATTCAACCACAGTGATGCTGGATCTGATGCTTCAGCTCCGGCTTATCCTTCTGGCCCGTCTTATTCATCTCCAACTTCATCTTATTCCTCTCACGCTCCATCGTATTCGGCTGCCTCTTCATCTCATTCCGCCCCTGCTCCGTCTTACTCTTCCGCCACTGGTCCTTCGTTTTCAGAAGGTGCTTCATCTTTTCTCCCACCTAGCCCGTCCTTTTCGGGAGATTCTCCGTTCTATTCGGCTGCCGCCCCTTCGTTTTCGGATGCTTCTCGTAGATTCTCGGAAGATTTCCCATCGTACGACGACGCCCTTCCTGCTGAAATGTAA
- the LOC116921634 gene encoding LOW QUALITY PROTEIN: pro-resilin (The sequence of the model RefSeq protein was modified relative to this genomic sequence to represent the inferred CDS: deleted 1 base in 1 codon) translates to MQVQIIVAFVSMAVVLIAGQEQPQYASGVAKPSYEQQQAPMPHSFAWAVKDEPSKNDYSHQQESDGKVTSGSYRVVLPDGRTQIVTYKADENGYVADVKYEGEARYPEYKPSSYNKPTGYPTPTEAAKPEYPSA, encoded by the exons ATGCAG GTCCAAATTATCGTCGCCTTCGTTTCAATGGCCGTCGTTTTGATTGCTGGACAGGAGCAGCCTCAATATGCAAGTGGTGTGGCCAAGCCTTCTTACGAACAACAG CAGGCTCCAATGCCGCATTCCTTTGCCTGGGCTGTTAAAGATGAGCCCAGCAAGAACGACTACTCCCACCAACAGGAAAGTGATGGCAAAGTGACCAGCGGCTCCTACCGTGTCGTTTTGCCGGACGGCCGCACTCAGATCGTCACTTACAAGGCCGATGAAAATGGATACGTCGCC GACGTGAAATACGAAGGTGAAGCTCGTTATCCTGAGTACAAGCCTTCCTCATACAACAAGCCAACGGGATATCCTACTCCGACCGAAGCGGCCAAACCGGAATATCCATCTGCTTAA
- the LOC116921574 gene encoding glutamate receptor U1, with product MFFIKKITSSKYQLLFYVILLGVSVFTGPAITNVHTIEKPRHSLYQRHLLISSTRSPLVKDHELAVINFGIIEKIVLDHLANHLGFTYEIVPPRDIMSTGFLQRNGSWTGTTGQLQRREVDMCVTMSVASSGKANIVDISYPVVYADSAILIPFPTENSRIWSETSSFQVPAWIAILVTFIATVLVSWIIFRVSSSRLGAKAPNLSYWFIFYFGLWTSQGVTPRGSSTPFRIVCCASLFGIYIAVNYFTATYTSFLSTPVFKTAVNSVEDLANSATVKTLLNKGSSTEELIMSSSDPALRKLAAQMRRYPERRIVNTLTVHDISNIIQENTALIMAESNAVSLIETSYKINHKCLVTLAEKTFLSRPQGFTYPKNSPIAKSIDYHLLLMHQAGLIQYAERTAKSENRCRVSDLANAQAHKIAPLGQKEMSGSFVILGLGVAISFFTFLVELIVAKMKKAFARK from the exons atgtttttcattaaaaagatAACCTCTTCGAAATATCAGTTGCTTTTTTATGTTATACTTTTAGGTGTATCCGTTTTCACAGGCCCAGCCATCACGAATGTTCACACTATTGAAAAGCCTCGTCACTCGTTGTATCAGAGGCATTTGCTTATTTCAAGCACCAGG AGTCCTTTGGTAAAAGACCATGAATTGGCCGTCATCAATTTCGGGATAATTGAGAAAATCGTCCTAGACCATTTAGCCAATCATTTGGGTTTCAC GTATGAGATTGTTCCTCCTCGGGACATTATGTCAACTGGTTTTCTCCAGCGGAACGGTTCGTGGACTGGAACAACAGGACAATTGCAACGCAGG GAAGTTGATATGTGCGTCACTATGAGTGTAGCATCGTCCGGTAAAGCAAATATCGTAGACATTTCATATCCCGTGGTGTATGCAGATTCGGCTATACTTATCCCTTTTCCAACTGAAAATAGTAGAATCTGGTCTGAAACATCATCGTTCCAGGTTCCG GCTTGGATTGCCATTTTAGTTACATTCATTGCTACCGTTCTGGTTTCGTGGATTATTTTCCGCGTCAGCAGTTCCAGACTGGGCGCTAAAGCTCCCAATTTGAGTTACTggtttattttctattttggcTTGTGGACATCCCAAG GTGTTACTCCGAGAGGTTCCTCAACACCATTTCGAATAGTTTGCTGCGCTTCTTTGTTTGGGATTTACATAGCCGTCAATTACTTCACGGCGACGTACACTTCGTTTCTGTCGACGCCTGTTTTCAAAACAGCTGTCAACTCTGTTGAAGATTTAGCCAATAGCGCCACAGTTAAAACTCTTCTTAACAAAGGATCGAGCACGGAAGAGCTCATTATG TCATCATCGGATCCCGCTCTAAGGAAACTTGCCGCTCAAATGCGACGCTATCCTGAAAGACGAATTGTCAACACGTTGACCGTCCACGATATATCTAACATCATACAGGAAAATACTGCACTGATTATG GCCGAGTCCAATGCAGTATCTCTTATTGAAACTAGCTATAAAATCAACCACAAATGTCTCGTAACTCTGGCCGAGAAAACCTTCCTCAGTCGTCCTCAAGGCTTCACCTATCCGAAGAACAGTCCGATAGCAAAATCAATCGATTACCA TCTGCTGCTGATGCATCAGGCTGGATTGATTCAATACGCTGAGCGAACTGCCAAATCTGAGAATCGCTGCCGCGTCTCTGATTTAGCCAACGCCCAAGCTCATAAAATTGCTCCTCTTGGACAAAAGGAAATGAGTGGATCTTTTGTCATCTTGGGTTTGGGCGTGGCTATAAGTTTCTTTACTTTTCTCGTCGAATTAATTGTcgcaaaaatgaagaaagcaTTTGCACGCAAATAG
- the LOC123471125 gene encoding pro-resilin-like isoform X2, which yields MQVQTVIIFVSLAGVLAAGQEQPQYESGAAKSSYEQQAPMPHSFAWAVKDEPSKNDYSHQQESDGKVTTGSYRVVLPDGRTQIVTYKADQNGYVADVKYEGEARYPEYKPSSYNKPAEYPTQTEAAKPEYPSA from the exons ATGCAG GTCCAAACTGTCATCATCTTTGTTTCATTGGCCGGCGTGTTGGCTGCTGGACAAGAGCAGCCGCAATATGAAAGTGGGGCGGCCAAGTCTTCTTATGAGCAACAG GCTCCAATGCCGCATTCGTTTGCCTGGGCTGTTAAAGATGAGCCCAGCAAGAACGACTACTCCCACCAACAGGAAAGCGATGGAAAGGTAACTACCGGATCCTACCGTGTTGTTTTACCGGACGGCCGCACGCAGATCGTCACTTACAAGGCGGATCAGAATGGATATGTTGCTGACGTCAAATACGAAGGTGAGGCTCGCTATCCTGAGTACAAGCCTTCCTCATACAACAAACCAGCGGAATATCCTACTCAGACCGAAGCGGCCAAACCGGAATACCCCTCTGCTTAA
- the LOC123471125 gene encoding pro-resilin-like isoform X1: MQVQTVIIFVSLAGVLAAGQEQPQYESGAAKSSYEQQQAPMPHSFAWAVKDEPSKNDYSHQQESDGKVTTGSYRVVLPDGRTQIVTYKADQNGYVADVKYEGEARYPEYKPSSYNKPAEYPTQTEAAKPEYPSA; the protein is encoded by the exons ATGCAG GTCCAAACTGTCATCATCTTTGTTTCATTGGCCGGCGTGTTGGCTGCTGGACAAGAGCAGCCGCAATATGAAAGTGGGGCGGCCAAGTCTTCTTATGAGCAACAG CAGGCTCCAATGCCGCATTCGTTTGCCTGGGCTGTTAAAGATGAGCCCAGCAAGAACGACTACTCCCACCAACAGGAAAGCGATGGAAAGGTAACTACCGGATCCTACCGTGTTGTTTTACCGGACGGCCGCACGCAGATCGTCACTTACAAGGCGGATCAGAATGGATATGTTGCTGACGTCAAATACGAAGGTGAGGCTCGCTATCCTGAGTACAAGCCTTCCTCATACAACAAACCAGCGGAATATCCTACTCAGACCGAAGCGGCCAAACCGGAATACCCCTCTGCTTAA
- the LOC116934594 gene encoding 7,8-dihydro-8-oxoguanine triphosphatase-like: MKIFTLVLVTRNSEILLGLKKRGLGEGKWNGFGGKVEFGETVIRAAMRELCEESGIVADECNLLQRGIITMDFANGEDSFEIHVFLCTNYKGEITETEEMKPQWFDIHHIPYDLMWSEARLWYPVFLSGHPFEASFSYDIQGHIINHAIIQLP, from the exons atgaagattTTTACGTTGGTTCTTGTTACGAGAAACTCTGAAATCCTCCTAGGTCTTAAAAAGCGAGGTCTAGGAGAAGGAAAATGGAATGGCTTTGGAGGCAAGGTCGAATTTGGGGAAACTGTCATCCGAGCTGCCATGAG GGAACTTTGCGAAGAGAGCGGAATTGTGGCTGACGAATGCAACCTGTTGCAACGTGGAATTATAACGATGGATTTCGCTAATGGTGAAGATTCATTTGAAATCCACGTATTTCTGTGCACCAACTATAAAGGAGAAATAACTGAAACCGAAG aaaTGAAGCCGCAATGGTTTGATATTCATCACATTCCGTACGATCTAATGTGGAGTGAAGCTCGTTTGTGGTATCCAGTTTTCCTCTCCGGCCATCCATTTGAAGCCAGTTTTTCTTACGATATCCAGGGCCACATAATCAATCATGCCATTATTCAACTTCCGTGA
- the LOC116935309 gene encoding carbohydrate sulfotransferase 5 isoform X2 codes for MKHMTKVSVLIFFFVFLVLHLVVIKPYLDNINSNSVSSELSDDAVPPPGKRILIVTKWRSGSTFLGEIISSAPGVFYSYEPLIYFEKHSGSKMELIRSLFQCQFPADYLRFVNGLSTEIGSQNYMIRNRRIWDECYYNRTLCYQPEFVNHLCPYYPIHLIKAVRLRVSELSTFLANDPAPKDWKIVHLIRDPRGTMSSRNSLTDWCYKDPTCIDVNHVCAELQEDLELIQRMIRDFPDRHYLMKFEDLAVNTEAETEKLFRFLGMSVTELTKAFLESHTQSDNQTKSDPYSTFRQSNAIAYGWKSKLSEKEIATITDVCAPALQMLSVL; via the exons ATGAAGCACATGACCAAAGTTTCCGttcttatcttcttttttgtatttcttgttCTGCATTTAGTTGTTATCAAACCGTACTTGGACAACATCAATTCAAATTCAG TCAGCAGTGAGCTGAGTGATGACGCAGTTCCTCCACCGGGCAAAAGAATATTAATCGTTACAAAATGGCGATCAGGATCGACATTTCTAGGCGAGATCATCAGCAGTGCACCTGGTGTATTCTATTCATACGAACCGTTGATTTACTTTGAAAAACATTCCGGCTCCAAGATGGAATTGATCCGCTCCCTTTTCCAGTGCCAATTTCCCGCTGATTACCTCCGTTTCGTCAATGGATTGTCAACTGAAATTGGCAGCCAAAATTACATGATCCGCAATCGCCGAATTTGGGATGAGTGTTACTACAACCGCACGTTATGCTATCAACCGGAATTTGTTAATCATCTTTGTCCTTATTACCCGATCCATTTAATCAAAGCTGTGCGGTTACGTGTCAGTGAACTTTCAACGTTCCTTGCAAACGATCCTGCCCCTAAAGATTGGAAAATTGTGCACCTGATTCGGGATCCTCGTGGCACCATGTCTTCGAGGAACAGCCTGACTGATTGGTGTTACAAAGATCCTACTTGCATTGACGTTAATCACGTCTGTGCTGAATTGCAGGAAGATCTGGAGTTGATACAGCGGATGATTAGGGATTTTCCCGATCGTCATTATCTGATGAAATTCGAAGATTTAGCCGTCAACACTGAGGCGGAAACAGAGAAACTATTTCGTTTCTTGGGAATGAGTGTTACAGAACTAACCAAAGCTTTTTTGGAGAGTCACACTCAATCCGACAACCAAACGAAGAGTGATCCGTATTCGACCTTCCGGCAATCGAACGCTATTGCGTACGGATGGAAGTCAAAATTGTCTGAGAAAGAAATTGCAACAATTACCGATGTATGTGCACCTGCTTTGCAAATGTTGAGTGTATTGTAG
- the LOC116935309 gene encoding carbohydrate sulfotransferase 5 isoform X1: MKHMTKVSVLIFFFVFLVLHLVVIKPYLDNINSNSDANQVSSELSDDAVPPPGKRILIVTKWRSGSTFLGEIISSAPGVFYSYEPLIYFEKHSGSKMELIRSLFQCQFPADYLRFVNGLSTEIGSQNYMIRNRRIWDECYYNRTLCYQPEFVNHLCPYYPIHLIKAVRLRVSELSTFLANDPAPKDWKIVHLIRDPRGTMSSRNSLTDWCYKDPTCIDVNHVCAELQEDLELIQRMIRDFPDRHYLMKFEDLAVNTEAETEKLFRFLGMSVTELTKAFLESHTQSDNQTKSDPYSTFRQSNAIAYGWKSKLSEKEIATITDVCAPALQMLSVL; the protein is encoded by the exons ATGAAGCACATGACCAAAGTTTCCGttcttatcttcttttttgtatttcttgttCTGCATTTAGTTGTTATCAAACCGTACTTGGACAACATCAATTCAAATTCAG ACGCCAATCAAGTCAGCAGTGAGCTGAGTGATGACGCAGTTCCTCCACCGGGCAAAAGAATATTAATCGTTACAAAATGGCGATCAGGATCGACATTTCTAGGCGAGATCATCAGCAGTGCACCTGGTGTATTCTATTCATACGAACCGTTGATTTACTTTGAAAAACATTCCGGCTCCAAGATGGAATTGATCCGCTCCCTTTTCCAGTGCCAATTTCCCGCTGATTACCTCCGTTTCGTCAATGGATTGTCAACTGAAATTGGCAGCCAAAATTACATGATCCGCAATCGCCGAATTTGGGATGAGTGTTACTACAACCGCACGTTATGCTATCAACCGGAATTTGTTAATCATCTTTGTCCTTATTACCCGATCCATTTAATCAAAGCTGTGCGGTTACGTGTCAGTGAACTTTCAACGTTCCTTGCAAACGATCCTGCCCCTAAAGATTGGAAAATTGTGCACCTGATTCGGGATCCTCGTGGCACCATGTCTTCGAGGAACAGCCTGACTGATTGGTGTTACAAAGATCCTACTTGCATTGACGTTAATCACGTCTGTGCTGAATTGCAGGAAGATCTGGAGTTGATACAGCGGATGATTAGGGATTTTCCCGATCGTCATTATCTGATGAAATTCGAAGATTTAGCCGTCAACACTGAGGCGGAAACAGAGAAACTATTTCGTTTCTTGGGAATGAGTGTTACAGAACTAACCAAAGCTTTTTTGGAGAGTCACACTCAATCCGACAACCAAACGAAGAGTGATCCGTATTCGACCTTCCGGCAATCGAACGCTATTGCGTACGGATGGAAGTCAAAATTGTCTGAGAAAGAAATTGCAACAATTACCGATGTATGTGCACCTGCTTTGCAAATGTTGAGTGTATTGTAG